Genomic DNA from Blastocatellia bacterium:
TTCTCGCAAATGCCTCGTTCCTATCGTTCATCGCCCATCCCTCCCGGCAGAATTTAACCCTATTTTCCGATGAAGAAGTGGTGATGTGTCAATCGGTTAAATGGAGTATTTTGGCCTCCGGCAAAAGGAGGAGTGCGAGCGGAGGCCTTGTGCGACATCGCCCTGCGACACTGACACGGCAAGGTGGTATAATGAAGCGCTTCGGTTCATGAGTCGGACACGCGGGAGAGAGTGCCCATGCGTCAGGGAGCGCACGCAGAGTTGGAAACGCGGATTGTAGAGCATCGAGCGCACGTGGTCGTTCTGGGATTGGGGCATGTGGGATTGCCGCTGGCAGTGGAATTCGCGCGAGCCGGATTCCCCGTAACGGGAGTGGATATTGATGCGCAGCGCATCGCGCGTCTTGAGCGCGGGGAGAGCTATGTGACCGATGTCTCTTCGGAAGAGCTGGAGCCGCTCGTACGGAGCGAACGGTTGCGCGCGACCGTGAGCGCGAGCGTGCTCGATGAGGCGGATTTGATCTTCATCTGCGTGCCGACACCGATGAGCAAATCCCGAGAGCCGGATATGTCCTACATCAAACAGGCCGTGGAGACGGTTCGCCAACATCTGCATCCGGGGACGCTCGTGGTGTTGGAGAGCACAACGTATCCGGGGACGACAGAAGATGTGGTGCTGCCGTGGCTGCAGGCGACGGGATTGGAGCTGGATCGCGATTTCTATTTGGCTTTCTCCCCCGAGCGCATTGATCCGGGGAACCGTCGCTATCGGCTTCGGGATATCCCGAAGCTCGTTGGTGGGGCGAGCCCACAGAGCGCGCATTTGGCGGCGCTGGCCTATCAGCAAATCATTCCGACAGTGCACGTCGTCTCCTCGGCGCGAGTGGCCGAGATGGCCAAGCTCTTGGAGAACACGTTTCGAGCGGTCAACATCGCGCTCGTCAACGAATTCGCTCTCATCTGTCGGGCGCTGGACATAGACGTGTGGGAAGTCATTGAGGCGGCGGCGACCAAACCTTTTGGATTCATGCCGTTTTCTCCGGGACCGGGGATCGGCGGGGCATGCCTTCCGGTGAATCCGGGGTACCTCGTGTGGAAGTCTCGGCGGCACGGATTCGAGCCTCGGCTCATTGGTGTGGCGGAGGAGATCAATCGGTTCATGCCAT
This window encodes:
- a CDS encoding nucleotide sugar dehydrogenase — protein: MRQGAHAELETRIVEHRAHVVVLGLGHVGLPLAVEFARAGFPVTGVDIDAQRIARLERGESYVTDVSSEELEPLVRSERLRATVSASVLDEADLIFICVPTPMSKSREPDMSYIKQAVETVRQHLHPGTLVVLESTTYPGTTEDVVLPWLQATGLELDRDFYLAFSPERIDPGNRRYRLRDIPKLVGGASPQSAHLAALAYQQIIPTVHVVSSARVAEMAKLLENTFRAVNIALVNEFALICRALDIDVWEVIEAAATKPFGFMPFSPGPGIGGACLPVNPGYLVWKSRRHGFEPRLIGVAEEINRFMPYHAVDLIVEALNVRGKPVKGARLLILGVAYKRDVGDVRESPAVTIMEELLRRGADVAYSDPHVERVEIGTRVFQSVPMTAETLATSDGAVIVTDHSAFDYSFIVEHAPLVVDLRNATRDLGRRPNVVRL